Proteins encoded in a region of the Triticum dicoccoides isolate Atlit2015 ecotype Zavitan chromosome 3A, WEW_v2.0, whole genome shotgun sequence genome:
- the LOC119273166 gene encoding uncharacterized protein LOC119273166, with protein sequence MVFVDMDGQLSRPPIPFPLSIPSSTAAALLPPPRRGASRAPRGQRGSRARTSAAREVANTARRRARTSAVRSKCSSSQYGEAQRLHGLREVQGRKQPIRRAVPVRRPYGLRGVLDLAPTPPTRAGPPPGRRPHPHHQAPQRRPRLGVASEDFQGAAQGWRFWQLCSDDAVRAQLARFQHEEEDDLTGSSTTCLFCFSVASYSINTEHYARKSAAAIVQESNYCMNSEHLQRNCCSFGSMPEAGLTDSPLFLHLQHVQINTEAPCRSQRLAKYNTTTSF encoded by the exons ATGGTGTTCGTCGACATGGACGGGCAGCTAAG TCGTCCGCCTATTCCCTTTCCCCTTTCCATCCCCTCCTCCACTGCAGCTGCCCTGCTGCCCCCTCCTCGGCGAGGCGCCTCACGAGCACCGCGAGGTCAGCGCGGGAGCCGCGCCCGCACGAGCGCCGCGAGGGAGGTGGCCAATACGGCGAGGCGCCGCGCCCGCACGAGCGCCGTGAGATCAAAGTGCAGCAGCAGCCAATACGGCGAGGCGCAGCGACTGCACGGGCTCCGCGAGGTCCAGGGGCGGAAGCAGCCAATACGGCGAGCGGTGCCTGTCCGGCGACCATACGGCCTCCGCGGCGTGCTCGACCTTGCTCCTACGCCTCCTACCCGGGCTGGACCTCCCCCCGGGCGTCGTCCCCACCCGCATCACCAAGCTCCCCAACGGCGTCCGCGACTCGGCGTCGCCTCCGAGGATTTCCAG GGAGCAGCACagggatggcgattttggcagctcTGCTCTGATGATGCCGTCAGAGCACAGCTTGCTCGTTTTCAGCATGAGGAAGAAGATGATTTGACAGGGAGCAGCACAACTTGCTTGTTTTGTTTCTCTGTAGCAAGTTATTCTATAAATACTGAACACTATGCAAGGAAATCAGCAGCTGCCATTGTTCAAGAAT CAAATTATTGTATGAATTCTGAACATTTGCAAAGAAACTGTTGCTCCTTTGGATCGATGCCGGAGGCGGGACTGACTGACTCACCGCTGTTTCTTCATCTGCAACACGTTCAGATTAACACCGAGGCTCCCTGCCGTTCACAGCGTCTTGCCAAGTACAATACTACAACCAG CTTCTGA
- the LOC119270558 gene encoding EP1-like glycoprotein 4 codes for MMHRATIVGVVALIGVLLVGGGVRAQPPQRFDYPAARAPTTWANTDAGLPHHVVYTDGSVARVALLRLNPAGYGPSYAFGFFCTGHGAAPCADFLLGVAVVYSNSGALITSTTTGVPQVVWSANRGSPLGEGAAAELTPEGDLVLRSANGSAVWSAGTKGRSVAGVTIGSDGNLVLLDGRNATVWQSFDHPTDALLVGQSLGHGARLTANTSAADWRDGRFYLAVEDDALSAYVNATPPQRYYHLGFGETAAGAHATYTNGSLTVSARPGAPSLATIQLPTVVAGTVQYMRLEHDGHLRLYEWRSGSGWAPVFDVLRLFPDGGCAYPTVCGAYGVCTDDTQCSCPDAANFRAVDFRRPNRGCVPTNPPATSCDSSSRGQRAQHRLVSLPGTGYFNDHATSMRAMERVSEEACKKACLDDCACAAAQFYYGRDAGDGFCYLQSEVFSLQTVRTEVVHYNSTMRIKVQAKSARI; via the coding sequence ATGATGCACCGTGCTACGATCGTCGGCGTCGTCGCGCTTATCGGCGTCCTTCTCGTCGGCGGCGGGGTTCGAGCGCAGCCGCCGCAGCGGTTTGACTACCCGGCGGCGAGGGCGCCCACGACCTGGGCCAACACGGACGCCGGCCTGCCGCACCACGTGGTCTACACCGACGGCTCCGTGGCGCGCGTGGCCCTGCTGCGGCTCAACCCGGCCGGCTACGGCCCCTCCTACGCCTTCGGCTTCTTCTGCACCGGCCACGGCGCGGCCCCGTGCGCCGACTTCCTCCTCGGCGTCGCCGTCGTGTACTCCAACAGCGGCGCGCTCATCACGTCCACCACGACCGGCGTCCCGCAGGTCGTCTGGTCGGCCAACCGTGGCAGCCCCTTGGGCGAGGGTGCCGCAGCGGAGCTCACGCCTGAGGGCGACCTCGTGCTCAGGTCCGCCAACGGCTCGGCGGTGTGGTCCGCCGGCACCAAGGGCCGGTCCGTCGCCGGGGTGACCATCGGAAGCGACGGCAACCTCGTGCTGCTCGACGGGCGCAACGCCACGGTGTGGCAGTCGTTCGACCACCCCACAGACGCGCTACTCGTCGGGCAGTCACTCGGGCACGGTGCGCGGCTCACCGCCAATACGTCGGCTGCTGACTGGCGCGACGGCAGGTTCTACCTCGCCGTCGAGGACGACGCCCTGAGCGCATACGTCAACGCCACGCCGCCGCAGCGCTACTACCACCTCGGCTTCGGCGAGACCGCTGCCGGCGCCCACGCGACGTACACAAACGGCAGCCTCACGGTCTCCGCGCGGCCCGGAGCGCCGTCGCTGGCGACCATCCAGCTGCCCACCGTCGTGGCCGGCACGGTGCAGTACATGCGGCTGGAGCACGATGGCCACCTCCGGCTCTACGAGTGGCGCTCCGGCTCGGGCTGGGCGCCGGTGTTCGACGTGCTGCGCCTCTTCCCGGACGGCGGCTGCGCGTACCCAACCGTCTGCGGCGCGTACGGCGTGTGCACGGACGACACGCAGTGCAGCTGCCCCGACGCGGCCAACTTCCGCGCGGTGGACTTCCGGAGGCCCAACCGCGGCTGCGTCCCGACGAATCCACCGGCGACGTCCTGCGACTCATCGTCGCGGGGGCAGCGCGCGCAGCACCGGCTGGTGTCGCTGCCGGGCACGGGCTACTTCAACGACCACGCCACGAGCATGCGCGCCATGGAGAGGGTGAGCGAGGAGGCGTGCAAGAAGGCGTGCCTGGACGACTGCGCGTGCGCGGCGGCGCAGTTCTACTACGGCCGCGACGCCGGCGACGGGTTCTGCTACCTGCAGTCGGAGGTGTTCTCGCTGCAGACAGTGCGGACGGAGGTGGTGCACTACAACTCCACCATGCGTATCAAGGTGCAGGCCAAGTCAGCCAGGATCTGA